A portion of the Heliangelus exortis chromosome 28, bHelExo1.hap1, whole genome shotgun sequence genome contains these proteins:
- the MEX3D gene encoding RNA-binding protein MEX3D isoform X1: MPGSIYQPEGGQPARGPPRCLALLSPPPPAGQEPPPPEPEREGPPAQDEAAALRFALDQLSLLGLEEAGERGLRAAEAGGAGPEEPEAAAGGAGPGGLQGRERGGGSPPTAGAASPPAAFGNFSPHLAAPAALLAEPLGSRKKSVNMTECVPVPSSEHVAEIVGRQGCKIKALRAKTNTYIKTPVRGEEPIFIVTGRKEDVEMAKREILSAAEHFSMIRATRNKVNGLTGAMQGPPNLPGQTTIQVRVPYRVVGLVVGPKGATIKRIQQQTHTYIVTPSRDKEPVFEVTGMPENVDRAREEIEAHITMRTGSFIDVNADNDFHSNGTDVCLDLQGSTASLWAKAPHPARRPSGALRNDSLSSLGSTSTESYYSGRVPDASPTSPYSTSSGFTFGEPPAPLGSEECDFGFDFLALDLTTPTTIWSPFERSGNPLQAFSSCSSSVNGSQRRGSGTATPRHSPTLPESSAGALDHPLARRIQSDPVSTLSWLPTQGSLSSFSNSTGYSSSSSLPGSISATSGSPTDSSSSEGQRKSSRECMVCFESEVIAALVPCGHNLFCMECAMRICGKAEPQCPACHAPATQAIHIFS; this comes from the exons ATGCCCGGCTCCATCTACCAGCCCGAGGGCGGACAGCCCGCTCGCGGTCCGCCGCGCTGCCTGGCGCTGCTCAgccccccgccgcccgccgggcaggagccgccgccgccggagCCCGAGCGGGAGGGGCCGCCGGCGCAGGACGAAGCCGCCGCCCTGAGGTTCGCCCTGGACCAGCTCTcgctgctggggctggaggaggcgGGCGAGCGCGGGCTGCGGGCGGCGGAGGCGGGCGGCGCGGGGCCGGAGGAGCcggaggcggcggcgggaggcgCGGGGCCGGGCGGCCTGCAGGGGCGGGAGCGCGGCGGAGGGTCCCCCCCGACCGCCGGAGCCGCCTCCCCCCCGGCCGCCTTCGGGAACTTCTCCCCGCACCTGGCGGCCCCCGCCGCGCTGCTGGCCGAGCCGCTGGGCAGCAGGAAGAAGAGCGTGAACATGACCGAGTGCGTGCCCGTGCCCAGCTCCGAGCACGTCGCCGAGATCGTGGGCCGGCAAG gctgcaaaATCAAAGCCCTTCGTGCCAAGACCAACACGTACATCAAGACGCCAGTCAGGGGCGAGGAGCCCATTTTCATCGTGACCGGGAGGAAGGAGGACGTGGAGATGGCAAAAAGGGAGATCCTCTCAGCTGCCGAACACTTCTCCATGATCCGGGCAACACGAAACAAAGTGAATGGGCTGACGGGAGCCATGCAGGGCCCCCCCAACCTGCCGGGACAGACCACCATCCAGGTGAGGGTCCCATACCGGGTGGTGGGGCTGGTGGTGGGGCCCAAAGGAGCCACTATCAAGCGGATCCAGCAGCAGACACACACCTACATCGTGACCCCCAGCCGGGACAAGGAGCCCGTGTTTGAGGTGACGGGCATGCCTGAGAACGTGGACCGTGCTAGGGAGGAGATTGAGGCTCACATCACCATGAGGACAGGCTCCTTCATCGACGTCAATGCCGACAACGACTTCCACTCCAATGGCACCGACGTCTGCCTAGACCTGCAGGGCAGCACGGCCAGCCTGTGGGCCAAGGCCCCCCACCCTGCTCGCCGCCCCTCGGGTGCCCTCCGCAACGACAGCCTCAGCTCCTTGGGCAGTACCTCCACCGAGTCCTACTACAGCGGGCGGGTGCCCGACGCCAGCCCCACCAGTCCCTACAGCACCAGCAGCGGCTTCACCTTCGGCGAGCCCCCGGCCCCGCTGGGCTCCGAGGAGTGCGACTTTGGCTTCGACTTCTTGGCCCTTGACCTGACGACGCCCACCACCATCTGGTCGCCCTTCGAGCGCTCGGGCAACCCCTTGCAAgccttcagcagctgctcctcctccgTCAACGGCTCACAGAGACGCGGCAGCGGCACGGCCACCCCGCGCCACTCGCCCACCCTCCCTGAGAGCAGCGCTGGGGCCCTGGACCACCCCTTGGCCCGCCGCATCCAGAGCGACCCGGTCAGCACCTTGTCCTGGCTGCCCACCCAGGGCTCGCTGTCCTCCTTCTCCAACAGCACCGgctactcctcctcctcctccctgcctggcagcatCTCAGCCACCTCGGGCTCACCCACCGACTCCAGCAGCTCCGAGGGGCAGCGCAAGAGCTCCCGGGAGTGCATGGTGTGTTTCGAGAGCGAGGTGATCGCCGCCTTGGTGCCCTGCGGCCACAACCTCTTCTGCATGGAGTGCGCCATGCGCATCTGCGGCAAGGCCGAGCCCCAGTGCCCCGCTTGCCACGCTCCCGCCACGCAAGCCATCCACATCTTCTCCTAG
- the MEX3D gene encoding RNA-binding protein MEX3D isoform X2 produces MSVVTSCSALPIGLPSLPAGPASRPPNFPGTLHGSHHPGHLGSRWVLTPAREPPGVAQPRWHRAEELGAAPCAGGSSFSLGWMGIWIWWSGWWALQTPGVWRLESKPVRGSWLHWEVLWFRCKIKALRAKTNTYIKTPVRGEEPIFIVTGRKEDVEMAKREILSAAEHFSMIRATRNKVNGLTGAMQGPPNLPGQTTIQVRVPYRVVGLVVGPKGATIKRIQQQTHTYIVTPSRDKEPVFEVTGMPENVDRAREEIEAHITMRTGSFIDVNADNDFHSNGTDVCLDLQGSTASLWAKAPHPARRPSGALRNDSLSSLGSTSTESYYSGRVPDASPTSPYSTSSGFTFGEPPAPLGSEECDFGFDFLALDLTTPTTIWSPFERSGNPLQAFSSCSSSVNGSQRRGSGTATPRHSPTLPESSAGALDHPLARRIQSDPVSTLSWLPTQGSLSSFSNSTGYSSSSSLPGSISATSGSPTDSSSSEGQRKSSRECMVCFESEVIAALVPCGHNLFCMECAMRICGKAEPQCPACHAPATQAIHIFS; encoded by the exons ATGAGCGTGGTGACATCATGCTCTGCGCTTCCCATTGGCCTGCCGAGCCTCCCAGCCGGCCCCGCTTCCCGGCCTCCCAACTTTCCGGGCACCCTTCATGGGTCCCACCACCCCGGGCACTTGGGGTCCCGCTGGGTGCTGACCCCGGCCCGGGAGCCACCAGGTGTGGCACAGCCCCGGTGGCACCGGGCAGAGGAGCTCGGGGCTGCACCCTGTGCTGGAGGATCCAGCTTCTccctgggatggatggggatcTGGATTTGGTGGTCTGGCTGGTGGGCTCTGCAGACCCCCGGGGTCTGGCGACTTGAAAGTAAACCTGTCAGAGGGTCCTGGCTCCACTGGGAAGTGCTTTGGTTCC gctgcaaaATCAAAGCCCTTCGTGCCAAGACCAACACGTACATCAAGACGCCAGTCAGGGGCGAGGAGCCCATTTTCATCGTGACCGGGAGGAAGGAGGACGTGGAGATGGCAAAAAGGGAGATCCTCTCAGCTGCCGAACACTTCTCCATGATCCGGGCAACACGAAACAAAGTGAATGGGCTGACGGGAGCCATGCAGGGCCCCCCCAACCTGCCGGGACAGACCACCATCCAGGTGAGGGTCCCATACCGGGTGGTGGGGCTGGTGGTGGGGCCCAAAGGAGCCACTATCAAGCGGATCCAGCAGCAGACACACACCTACATCGTGACCCCCAGCCGGGACAAGGAGCCCGTGTTTGAGGTGACGGGCATGCCTGAGAACGTGGACCGTGCTAGGGAGGAGATTGAGGCTCACATCACCATGAGGACAGGCTCCTTCATCGACGTCAATGCCGACAACGACTTCCACTCCAATGGCACCGACGTCTGCCTAGACCTGCAGGGCAGCACGGCCAGCCTGTGGGCCAAGGCCCCCCACCCTGCTCGCCGCCCCTCGGGTGCCCTCCGCAACGACAGCCTCAGCTCCTTGGGCAGTACCTCCACCGAGTCCTACTACAGCGGGCGGGTGCCCGACGCCAGCCCCACCAGTCCCTACAGCACCAGCAGCGGCTTCACCTTCGGCGAGCCCCCGGCCCCGCTGGGCTCCGAGGAGTGCGACTTTGGCTTCGACTTCTTGGCCCTTGACCTGACGACGCCCACCACCATCTGGTCGCCCTTCGAGCGCTCGGGCAACCCCTTGCAAgccttcagcagctgctcctcctccgTCAACGGCTCACAGAGACGCGGCAGCGGCACGGCCACCCCGCGCCACTCGCCCACCCTCCCTGAGAGCAGCGCTGGGGCCCTGGACCACCCCTTGGCCCGCCGCATCCAGAGCGACCCGGTCAGCACCTTGTCCTGGCTGCCCACCCAGGGCTCGCTGTCCTCCTTCTCCAACAGCACCGgctactcctcctcctcctccctgcctggcagcatCTCAGCCACCTCGGGCTCACCCACCGACTCCAGCAGCTCCGAGGGGCAGCGCAAGAGCTCCCGGGAGTGCATGGTGTGTTTCGAGAGCGAGGTGATCGCCGCCTTGGTGCCCTGCGGCCACAACCTCTTCTGCATGGAGTGCGCCATGCGCATCTGCGGCAAGGCCGAGCCCCAGTGCCCCGCTTGCCACGCTCCCGCCACGCAAGCCATCCACATCTTCTCCTAG